One genomic window of Prochlorococcus sp. MIT 0801 includes the following:
- a CDS encoding Spx/MgsR family RNA polymerase-binding regulatory protein, with translation MKLFSYSSCSTCRRAIKWLKNNDITFELIDLLKSPPSKEMLISASKLYGDRKYLLNTSGVVYRSIGSDAVKKMSDNELFEQLFMEPRLIKRPFLYKSSKCFLVGFKEEKWAEKLLGNSHDQYH, from the coding sequence TTGAAATTATTTAGTTATTCCTCATGCTCAACTTGTCGCAGAGCGATTAAGTGGCTTAAAAACAATGATATTACTTTTGAATTAATTGATCTTTTAAAATCCCCCCCGTCTAAGGAGATGCTTATCTCAGCTAGTAAGTTATATGGGGATAGAAAATATCTTTTAAATACTAGTGGGGTTGTATATCGTTCTATTGGTTCGGATGCTGTAAAAAAAATGAGTGATAACGAATTGTTTGAGCAACTTTTTATGGAACCCAGATTAATAAAGAGACCTTTTTTATATAAATCTAGTAAATGCTTTTTAGTTGGATTTAAAGAAGAAAAGTGGGCTGAGAAATTACTTGGAAATTCACATGATCAATATCATTGA
- a CDS encoding proline--tRNA ligase, translated as MRVSRLMLITLRDVPAEADIISHQLLVRGGFIKRLTGGIYAYMPLLWKVLKKITLIVEEELSNKGCLQTLLPQLQPSEIWEKSGRWKSYTQGEGIMFSLKDRQGKELGLGPTHEEVITQIISQTIHSYKQLPINIFQIQTKFRDEIRPRFGLMRSREFIMKDAYSFHENEKDLQSTYSEMRDAYQNIFKKCGLDFVCVDADSGAIGGAASQEFMVTADSGEDLILISSDGKYGANQEKAVSIFEEGELLEPNKPSIIETPNQKTIDQLCNKNNFHPSQIVKVLTYLAVCDDNKKYPVLASIRGDQEINDIKLSNKISQKLKQNVLDIRIITNEDIQKQGITNIPFGFIGPDLSDNLLSEAKVWEKKFIRIADNSVKDLKSFICGNNIKDEHKIFYNWNLINTEQLICDIRKAKPGDRCIHDKTQKLQECKGIEIGHIFQLGTKYSESLNATFTNEKGTEDPFWMGCYGIGISRLAQAAVEQNHDDLGIIWPASIAPFDVIIIIANIKNNDQTRLAEDFYQKLIKNRVDALIDDRNERAGIKFKDADLIGIPWRIVVGREAVSGLVELHNRKTKTTELLDLKSVFKKLSEEFKTEKL; from the coding sequence ATGCGTGTCTCCCGCTTAATGCTGATCACTCTCAGAGACGTCCCTGCAGAAGCCGATATAATTTCACATCAATTACTGGTAAGAGGTGGTTTTATCAAACGCCTAACCGGAGGTATATATGCTTACATGCCGTTGCTTTGGAAAGTTCTAAAAAAAATAACCCTAATTGTTGAAGAAGAGTTATCAAATAAAGGTTGTTTGCAAACTCTTCTGCCTCAACTTCAGCCTTCAGAAATTTGGGAAAAAAGTGGGAGGTGGAAATCATATACACAAGGAGAAGGTATTATGTTTAGCCTTAAAGATAGACAAGGTAAAGAATTAGGACTGGGACCAACTCATGAAGAAGTAATTACGCAAATAATTTCTCAAACTATTCACTCCTACAAACAATTACCTATAAATATATTCCAAATTCAAACAAAATTTAGAGATGAAATAAGGCCAAGATTTGGATTAATGAGAAGTAGAGAATTCATCATGAAGGATGCTTATTCCTTTCATGAAAATGAGAAGGATCTTCAATCAACTTATTCAGAGATGAGAGATGCCTATCAAAATATATTTAAAAAATGTGGTCTGGATTTTGTTTGTGTCGACGCCGATAGTGGAGCTATTGGAGGTGCTGCATCACAAGAATTCATGGTAACAGCCGATTCTGGAGAGGACTTAATTTTAATAAGTTCTGATGGTAAATATGGTGCTAATCAAGAAAAAGCTGTTTCCATTTTTGAAGAAGGAGAATTATTAGAGCCTAATAAACCTTCGATAATTGAGACTCCTAATCAAAAAACCATAGATCAATTATGTAACAAAAATAATTTCCACCCAAGTCAAATTGTTAAAGTATTAACTTATCTAGCAGTTTGTGATGACAATAAAAAATACCCAGTCCTAGCGAGTATTCGGGGGGATCAAGAAATAAATGATATTAAACTTTCAAATAAAATATCTCAAAAATTAAAGCAAAATGTACTTGATATTAGAATTATTACTAATGAAGATATACAAAAGCAAGGTATTACTAATATTCCATTTGGTTTTATAGGTCCAGATCTTAGCGATAATTTACTTTCAGAAGCAAAAGTATGGGAAAAGAAATTCATAAGAATTGCTGACAATTCTGTAAAAGATCTTAAAAGTTTTATATGTGGAAACAATATCAAGGATGAGCATAAAATATTTTATAATTGGAATTTAATTAATACCGAGCAACTGATATGTGATATTAGAAAAGCTAAGCCTGGAGACAGGTGCATTCATGATAAAACACAAAAGCTTCAAGAATGCAAAGGTATAGAAATAGGACATATCTTTCAATTAGGAACTAAGTATTCAGAGTCATTAAATGCTACTTTTACCAACGAAAAAGGTACTGAAGACCCCTTTTGGATGGGGTGCTATGGAATTGGTATTTCCAGATTAGCTCAAGCAGCAGTAGAACAAAATCATGATGATTTAGGTATTATCTGGCCGGCATCAATTGCCCCTTTTGACGTAATAATTATCATTGCCAATATAAAAAACAATGATCAAACGCGTTTGGCTGAGGATTTCTATCAGAAATTAATTAAAAATCGAGTTGATGCTCTTATTGACGATAGGAATGAGAGGGCTGGGATAAAGTTTAAAGATGCAGACCTTATTGGAATCCCTTGGAGAATTGTTGTCGGGCGAGAAGCTGTTTCTGGACTGGTTGAATTACATAATAGAAAAACAAAAACTACAGAGTTGTTAGATCTGAAATCCGTTTTCAAAAAACTTTCTGAAGAATTTAAAACTGAAAAACTATAA
- a CDS encoding transaldolase, with protein MESLLNQLSSMTVVVADTGDLEAIKKFHPRDATTNPSLILAAAQIPAYQNLIDQALTTSREMLGASASKTDVVKEALDELCVVFGKEILKLIPGRVSTEVDARLSFDTDATIAKARKLIAKYNQDGISNDRVLIKIASTWEGIKAAEVLEKENIHCNLTLLFNFYQAVACAEAGVTLISPFVGRILDWYKSATGRDSYPASEDPGVVSVTKIFNYFKSNGYQTEVMGASFRNIEEIIELAGCDLLTISPKLLQQLNETYLDLPIKLNAQNPLLIEEKIHLDQTSFELMMAGDKMATEKLDDGISGFSKAIDKLENQLNERLELIEGGVALTL; from the coding sequence ATGGAATCCCTTCTTAATCAGCTATCTTCAATGACTGTGGTGGTGGCTGATACTGGTGATCTTGAAGCGATCAAGAAATTTCATCCCAGAGACGCTACAACAAATCCTTCTTTAATTCTGGCGGCTGCACAAATACCTGCTTATCAAAACTTGATTGATCAAGCACTTACTACCTCAAGAGAAATGTTAGGGGCTAGTGCCTCTAAGACTGACGTAGTCAAGGAAGCTTTGGATGAACTTTGTGTTGTCTTCGGTAAAGAGATTTTAAAATTAATTCCTGGCCGTGTTTCAACCGAGGTTGATGCAAGGCTAAGTTTTGATACTGATGCGACTATTGCAAAAGCAAGAAAATTAATTGCTAAATATAATCAAGATGGAATTTCTAACGATCGTGTTTTAATCAAAATTGCTTCTACTTGGGAGGGAATAAAAGCTGCCGAGGTATTAGAAAAAGAGAATATTCATTGCAACCTAACTTTGTTGTTCAATTTTTATCAAGCAGTTGCTTGTGCTGAGGCAGGTGTAACGCTTATTTCACCCTTTGTTGGAAGAATTTTAGATTGGTATAAATCTGCTACAGGAAGGGATTCTTATCCAGCGAGTGAGGATCCAGGGGTCGTTTCTGTTACTAAAATATTTAATTATTTCAAGTCAAATGGTTATCAGACAGAGGTCATGGGAGCAAGTTTCAGAAATATAGAGGAAATAATCGAGCTTGCAGGATGTGATTTGTTAACGATTTCGCCCAAATTACTTCAGCAACTTAATGAGACTTATTTGGACTTGCCAATCAAGTTGAATGCACAAAATCCTTTACTCATTGAAGAGAAAATACATCTAGATCAGACATCTTTTGAACTAATGATGGCTGGAGATAAAATGGCTACGGAAAAACTTGATGATGGAATTAGCGGTTTTAGTAAAGCAATTGATAAATTAGAAAATCAATTGAACGAAAGACTTGAGTTGATTGAAGGAGGAGTTGCCCTAACTCTTTAA
- a CDS encoding NAD(P)/FAD-dependent oxidoreductase: MTLIDVAIIGGGASGTTTAFHLASKSKKVCILEKNISSPEKICGGGMSAAVQNWFPFKLLPIVDEVITNVEFSWCNTDKVVAELSGSSPFWMVKREKLDSFLLDQALNSGCNLLTTFNVVDVKKKSNVWHITALDGRQIEARAIVIADGSQSPWPQTFNLGPNQQKFASTFSGRIKRRGNLGHETARFEFGLVKNGFAWAFPLNNEVNIGMGSFLDNKNSLRVNEILKSFLPDLDFDPSEVIGHEKKLRIWNGHSKLNGEGILLVGDAASLCDPFLAEGLRPALMSGFEAAKSLIYWLDGEVNCLDAYTKTIQRNWGNSMAWGKRISQVFYRFPKVGYQLGVKRPTAPKRIAQILSGEMGYEDIAKRVIKRLLFQN, translated from the coding sequence TTGACCCTCATAGATGTTGCCATTATTGGAGGGGGAGCATCAGGTACTACTACAGCATTTCATCTGGCTAGTAAAAGTAAAAAAGTATGTATTCTTGAAAAAAATATTTCTTCTCCAGAGAAAATTTGCGGGGGTGGAATGTCTGCTGCAGTGCAAAATTGGTTTCCTTTTAAACTTTTACCAATAGTTGATGAAGTAATAACAAATGTAGAGTTTAGTTGGTGCAATACTGACAAAGTAGTCGCTGAGCTCTCTGGGTCTTCTCCTTTTTGGATGGTTAAACGTGAAAAACTTGATTCATTCTTATTAGATCAAGCACTAAATTCTGGTTGTAATTTATTGACTACTTTTAATGTAGTCGATGTAAAAAAAAAATCTAATGTCTGGCATATCACCGCTCTTGACGGGAGACAAATAGAGGCAAGAGCAATTGTTATTGCTGATGGTTCTCAATCGCCATGGCCTCAAACTTTTAATTTAGGTCCAAATCAACAAAAATTTGCCTCAACTTTCTCAGGGAGAATTAAAAGGAGAGGAAATCTAGGTCATGAAACTGCTAGATTTGAATTTGGCCTAGTAAAGAATGGATTTGCATGGGCCTTTCCATTAAACAATGAAGTAAATATTGGGATGGGAAGTTTTCTGGATAATAAGAATTCACTTCGAGTCAATGAAATACTTAAATCATTTCTTCCTGATTTAGATTTTGATCCTTCTGAAGTAATTGGTCATGAAAAAAAATTAAGGATATGGAATGGCCACAGTAAATTAAACGGGGAAGGAATTCTTCTGGTTGGCGATGCTGCCTCATTATGTGATCCTTTTTTAGCTGAAGGATTAAGGCCCGCTTTGATGAGTGGATTTGAAGCTGCAAAAAGCCTTATTTATTGGCTAGATGGAGAAGTGAATTGTTTAGACGCATATACAAAAACAATACAAAGAAATTGGGGGAATTCGATGGCTTGGGGTAAAAGAATTTCTCAAGTTTTTTATCGTTTTCCCAAAGTAGGATACCAATTAGGTGTAAAAAGACCTACAGCTCCAAAAAGAATTGCACAAATCCTCTCAGGTGAGATGGGTTATGAAGATATTGCTAAAAGAGTAATCAAAAGATTACTCTTCCAAAATTAA
- a CDS encoding inorganic diphosphatase, whose translation MDLSDLPPSPSPGLVNLVVEIPAGSRNKYEYFSSAGIMALDRVLHSSVRYPFDYGFIPNTLAEDGAPLDAMVVMEEPTFAGCLIQARPIGVLDMHDSGAYDGKLLCVPTADPRQRDINTIKQIAQNQLEDVAEFFRTYKSLEGRVIVIDGWRDYDAVDELLKSCIEAHHLDVTQK comes from the coding sequence ATGGACCTGAGTGATCTTCCTCCTTCACCATCGCCCGGATTAGTAAATCTAGTTGTAGAGATTCCTGCTGGCAGCAGAAATAAATACGAATATTTTAGCTCTGCAGGAATTATGGCTCTGGATAGAGTTTTGCATTCTTCAGTGAGATATCCATTTGATTATGGATTTATTCCAAATACTCTTGCTGAGGATGGAGCGCCGCTTGATGCAATGGTCGTGATGGAAGAACCTACTTTTGCAGGTTGCTTAATTCAGGCAAGACCAATAGGAGTTCTTGATATGCATGATTCTGGTGCCTATGATGGCAAACTCTTATGTGTACCTACTGCAGATCCAAGACAAAGAGACATTAATACTATTAAGCAAATAGCTCAGAACCAATTGGAGGATGTGGCTGAGTTTTTTAGAACCTATAAAAGCTTGGAAGGGAGGGTGATCGTAATAGACGGATGGAGAGACTACGATGCTGTTGATGAATTATTAAAAAGCTGTATAGAAGCACATCATTTGGACGTAACACAAAAATAA
- a CDS encoding penicillin-binding protein 2 produces the protein MRNADHRKKRKTFKVKTLSPLSQSRFRIIFVLLCLGLGGLFLRVGWLQLFQSDQLRALAREVQTEQKNPLGTRRSILDRNGKLVAIDERRFKIWAHPRYFNFPGDSSRTVRKPVEVAKLLSTPLSKSVDEILNKLGNYSSGVKLAEGVTPEQANAIKKLGISGIDLEVYPQRLYPHGSLFANVVGFLDLDRRPQAGLELSLDSDLKRLEKTSVIRRGADGTPLPTGVQRGVFDEDQLSLQLTLDVRLQEVAIKEISKQVKNWNAKKGVVIVMDIDTGELLALASTPTYDPNKYWDYSPSLFKEWSVQELFEPGSTFKPINLALALEEGVISPDGEVNDDGLVTVGGWPLSNWDRRPNGVLTFPEVLQVSSNVGMVKIMNKLNASNYWQWLRRLGIDEIPHTDLPGAVSGQIKSKQTFVNQPIEPAVASFGQGFSITPLKLAQLHALIANGGRLVTPHITKGLKGDHESYFNNPSEPKQILSPEVTNTVLGWMETVVSFYDESGIEVDVPGYRIGGKTGTAQKSQDGFNYNSKICSFVASLPIDDPRYVVLAVIDEPQKPNAYGSTVALPVAKKIIETLLVIEKIPPSISKKEHLAIKS, from the coding sequence ATGAGAAATGCAGATCATAGAAAGAAAAGAAAGACTTTTAAAGTAAAAACTCTTTCGCCCTTATCTCAGTCCAGGTTTAGAATTATATTTGTTTTATTATGCCTTGGACTAGGGGGGCTTTTTTTAAGGGTAGGTTGGCTTCAGCTGTTTCAGTCTGATCAATTAAGAGCCCTAGCACGCGAAGTTCAAACAGAACAAAAGAACCCTTTGGGGACACGTCGATCTATTTTAGATAGAAATGGAAAGCTTGTCGCAATAGATGAGAGACGTTTTAAGATTTGGGCTCATCCTAGGTATTTTAATTTTCCTGGTGATTCATCTAGGACAGTGCGTAAACCAGTCGAAGTGGCAAAGCTTCTTTCTACGCCACTATCCAAAAGTGTTGATGAGATTTTAAACAAATTAGGAAATTATTCTTCAGGGGTAAAACTTGCAGAGGGGGTGACCCCCGAGCAAGCTAATGCAATTAAGAAACTTGGAATAAGTGGTATTGATTTGGAGGTGTATCCTCAAAGGCTTTATCCTCACGGATCACTTTTTGCAAATGTAGTTGGTTTTTTGGATTTAGACAGAAGACCTCAGGCTGGCTTGGAATTAAGTTTAGATAGTGATCTAAAGCGTCTAGAAAAAACCAGTGTAATCAGAAGAGGAGCTGATGGAACACCTTTGCCTACAGGTGTTCAACGTGGAGTCTTTGATGAGGATCAATTAAGTCTTCAACTAACCTTAGATGTAAGGCTTCAGGAAGTAGCCATTAAAGAAATTAGTAAGCAAGTAAAGAATTGGAATGCAAAAAAAGGTGTGGTCATCGTAATGGATATAGATACAGGAGAACTTCTGGCATTGGCTTCTACGCCAACTTATGATCCCAATAAATATTGGGATTATTCTCCATCTCTGTTTAAAGAGTGGTCAGTACAAGAATTATTTGAACCTGGTTCTACCTTTAAGCCAATTAACTTGGCATTGGCTTTGGAGGAGGGGGTTATCAGCCCTGATGGAGAAGTGAATGATGATGGTCTAGTAACCGTAGGAGGATGGCCTCTATCTAATTGGGATCGGAGACCAAACGGTGTATTGACTTTCCCTGAAGTGTTACAAGTCTCAAGCAATGTAGGTATGGTTAAGATTATGAATAAATTGAATGCGAGTAATTACTGGCAATGGTTAAGGCGCCTAGGCATTGATGAAATCCCACATACTGATCTTCCAGGAGCAGTCTCTGGACAAATAAAATCAAAGCAGACTTTTGTAAATCAACCTATAGAACCTGCGGTAGCCTCCTTTGGTCAAGGCTTTTCTATTACTCCGCTTAAACTAGCTCAATTGCATGCTTTAATTGCAAATGGAGGCAGACTTGTGACGCCTCATATCACTAAAGGCCTGAAAGGTGATCATGAGTCGTATTTCAATAATCCTTCAGAACCTAAGCAGATTCTATCTCCTGAGGTTACAAATACTGTTCTTGGATGGATGGAGACAGTTGTGTCGTTTTACGATGAAAGTGGTATTGAGGTAGATGTTCCTGGCTATCGAATTGGAGGAAAAACAGGGACGGCACAAAAATCGCAGGATGGTTTTAACTATAATTCTAAAATTTGTAGTTTTGTTGCAAGTCTTCCTATCGATGATCCTCGCTATGTCGTTTTAGCAGTTATTGATGAACCCCAAAAGCCAAATGCCTATGGATCAACGGTGGCTCTCCCTGTGGCAAAAAAAATTATTGAGACTTTGCTTGTGATAGAAAAAATCCCTCCAAGTATTTCTAAAAAAGAACATTTGGCTATCAAAAGCTAA
- a CDS encoding resolvase: MFNGSVNSGTNGRSEEFLDKGLNTASKSVDSLMTIDEVQKTLNRSRASVYRYTNTDTRNLNPPFNPRKLNTEFRSDQKDLLLFHPNEVARFAKDILRIKEVTVEIFNSPSSETQNILKAILDELVIIRNKLDVQSDKNQSIPNHLQDPDKKAA, encoded by the coding sequence ATGTTTAACGGGTCAGTAAATTCAGGAACAAATGGAAGATCAGAAGAGTTTTTAGATAAAGGATTGAATACGGCTTCTAAATCAGTTGATTCATTGATGACTATTGACGAAGTTCAGAAAACATTAAATAGATCCAGAGCTTCCGTATACAGGTATACAAATACTGACACTAGAAATCTTAATCCTCCATTCAATCCAAGAAAACTAAATACTGAATTTAGAAGTGATCAAAAAGATCTGTTACTTTTTCATCCCAATGAAGTTGCAAGATTTGCAAAAGATATACTCAGAATCAAAGAGGTAACTGTAGAAATATTTAATTCTCCATCATCTGAAACACAAAATATTCTAAAGGCAATACTTGATGAGTTGGTAATTATAAGGAATAAACTTGATGTACAATCTGATAAGAATCAATCTATTCCTAATCATTTACAAGATCCTGATAAAAAGGCTGCTTAG
- the lepB gene encoding signal peptidase I encodes MKQNHSDSSKENKNCWWYSFCDTWGPISLTILVYIGIRHFIAEARYIPSGSMLPGLKVNDRLIVEKFSLRKRTPLRGEIVVFNSPYSFDQKLIADRTKPLPSKFQCSLITFPLISWIPTLSDRACDAYIKRIVAVGGDRLLINGKGEIVLNGRSINETYVMNFCSSNPKFNLCPPMTSTVPKGHVFVLGDNRANSWDSRFWPGGGFLPHKEIIGKASWRFWPINRFGKLN; translated from the coding sequence GTGAAGCAAAATCATTCAGACTCGAGTAAAGAAAATAAAAATTGTTGGTGGTATTCTTTCTGTGATACTTGGGGACCTATTTCTCTAACAATTCTCGTTTATATAGGCATTCGTCATTTTATAGCAGAAGCTAGATATATACCCTCGGGGTCAATGCTGCCAGGATTGAAAGTAAATGATCGACTAATTGTTGAAAAATTTTCTTTGCGCAAAAGGACACCTTTGCGTGGGGAAATTGTAGTTTTCAACTCGCCATATTCCTTTGATCAGAAATTGATAGCTGATAGGACAAAACCACTTCCGTCTAAATTTCAATGTTCATTAATAACTTTTCCATTAATTTCTTGGATACCTACTCTATCTGATCGTGCATGTGATGCTTATATCAAACGAATAGTAGCTGTGGGAGGAGATCGTCTTTTGATTAATGGTAAGGGAGAGATTGTTTTGAACGGTAGATCAATCAATGAAACATATGTTATGAATTTCTGCTCAAGTAATCCTAAATTTAATCTATGTCCTCCGATGACTTCAACTGTTCCAAAAGGACATGTATTCGTTTTGGGGGATAACCGTGCTAATAGTTGGGATAGTCGCTTTTGGCCAGGAGGGGGGTTCTTACCCCATAAAGAAATAATTGGCAAAGCAAGCTGGCGCTTTTGGCCTATTAATCGTTTTGGTAAGCTTAATTAA
- a CDS encoding CPBP family intramembrane glutamic endopeptidase, which produces MRQAKTGWKWAIALFSLLLTVLIWQQGLQESFERPSVAPKISLMQTEMAVSASSSLPETIQEVFLGSEPQKKLYQALSNIPLEQIEDRERLLLAILEESENEQKFILKKGFNDKNFETVKGYILDRQKGKELDTFPDVDEIELDPLLYQISCSTLGFTDEKCINQEYNSRTAIRLLTSQLFPFFASVIGSILLIRYALIFLRKKNNPWPEMISPPLSLIDMVLLISGGFVVIGEVVFPALIIPITDLLFNNLSSPLKQSLRVFIGYCSMTIAPLFIIRYQLMGLVSAGIDGGWLQWKIRPIKEGLFKSIIGWLMIMPLVLLIGWLMNEIIGDQGGSNPLLELVLGSDEFIPLFLLLITTVFLAPVFEELVFRGILLPVLVSKVGKASGVLLSALIFALAHLSVGELPPLFVLGIGLGLMRLSSGRLFPCALMHSLWNGVTFISLLLVA; this is translated from the coding sequence ATGAGACAAGCCAAAACTGGTTGGAAATGGGCGATAGCTCTATTTTCATTGCTTTTAACTGTACTGATTTGGCAACAAGGTTTGCAAGAAAGCTTTGAGCGACCCTCAGTAGCTCCAAAGATTTCTTTGATGCAAACTGAGATGGCAGTGTCAGCTTCTTCATCTTTACCTGAAACAATACAAGAAGTATTTTTAGGTTCAGAACCTCAAAAAAAACTTTATCAAGCTCTCAGTAACATACCTTTGGAACAAATTGAGGATAGAGAAAGATTGTTATTAGCAATTTTGGAAGAGTCTGAGAATGAGCAAAAATTTATCTTGAAGAAAGGTTTTAATGATAAGAATTTTGAAACAGTTAAAGGCTATATATTGGATAGACAAAAAGGTAAAGAACTAGATACATTCCCTGATGTTGATGAGATTGAATTAGACCCTTTACTTTATCAAATTTCATGTTCCACTTTGGGATTTACGGATGAAAAATGTATTAATCAAGAATATAATTCCCGCACAGCTATAAGGCTTTTAACTTCACAATTATTTCCATTTTTTGCTTCTGTTATAGGGAGTATATTATTGATTAGGTATGCTTTAATTTTCTTAAGGAAGAAAAATAATCCATGGCCAGAAATGATATCTCCTCCCTTATCACTAATAGATATGGTTCTACTGATCTCTGGTGGTTTCGTTGTTATTGGTGAAGTTGTTTTCCCCGCACTAATTATACCAATAACAGATTTATTGTTTAATAATTTATCCTCTCCATTAAAACAGTCTCTAAGAGTATTTATTGGTTACTGTTCAATGACTATAGCTCCTTTATTTATAATTAGATATCAATTAATGGGTCTAGTTTCTGCGGGGATTGATGGAGGTTGGCTTCAATGGAAAATCAGACCAATAAAAGAAGGACTTTTTAAATCAATAATTGGATGGTTAATGATTATGCCTTTAGTACTGCTTATTGGTTGGCTAATGAATGAGATTATCGGTGACCAAGGTGGAAGTAATCCTTTGTTGGAATTGGTTTTAGGTAGTGATGAATTTATTCCATTGTTTTTGCTTTTGATTACAACTGTTTTTTTGGCTCCAGTTTTTGAGGAGTTGGTTTTTAGGGGTATTCTTTTGCCTGTATTGGTATCCAAAGTTGGCAAAGCTAGCGGAGTTTTATTAAGTGCCTTGATCTTTGCTTTAGCTCATTTAAGCGTAGGGGAATTACCTCCTCTATTTGTTTTAGGAATTGGTCTTGGTTTGATGAGATTGAGCTCAGGAAGGTTATTCCCTTGTGCTCTTATGCATTCTCTATGGAATGGAGTCACTTTTATTAGTCTACTATTAGTAGCTTGA
- a CDS encoding histidine phosphatase family protein, protein MTLRLIFVRHGLSSFNKEGRIQGRNDLSTLTREGQLQAEAAGKTISSIPIDAIYSSPLQRASETTRIIIKQHQSKLQATYTDELLEVDLGPWSGLTKDEIKDQFPKELAIWQKEPKELTINRDDGSNFQPIKELLYQAENFLKSLFDTHSGSNKTILIVAHNAILRCLILKLINEPSKGFRRLKLDNTSISICNINFNDWKDRQVQIQCLNNIAHLHPTIPKKRSKKRIILVRHGETDWNKQGRFQGQIDIPLNKNGKSQAKAASEFLKTNIIKKAFSSSLSRPKETAQIILKEHPGIKISLKDNLIEIGHGKWEGKLESEIKTDWPDLLQKWKISPEKVQMPEGENINEVSKRSITGWNEICQGLNNDETALVVAHDAVNKTILCHLLGLMPSNIWMIKQGNGGVTVIDLSDKEGQPDQITCLNITSHLGGIIDSTAAGAL, encoded by the coding sequence ATGACATTGCGTCTAATTTTTGTCCGTCATGGATTGAGCAGTTTTAACAAGGAAGGTCGTATTCAAGGAAGAAACGACCTTTCAACATTGACTAGAGAAGGGCAATTGCAAGCTGAAGCGGCCGGAAAAACAATCTCTTCTATTCCAATAGATGCAATTTATAGCTCCCCTTTACAAAGAGCATCAGAAACCACAAGAATCATTATCAAACAGCATCAAAGCAAGCTTCAAGCAACTTATACAGATGAACTCCTAGAGGTTGACCTTGGGCCTTGGAGTGGTTTAACAAAAGATGAAATAAAAGATCAGTTTCCAAAAGAGCTTGCTATTTGGCAAAAAGAGCCAAAGGAACTAACCATTAATAGAGACGACGGTTCAAACTTTCAACCAATTAAAGAACTATTATATCAAGCTGAAAATTTCTTAAAATCTTTATTTGATACTCATTCAGGGTCTAATAAAACCATTTTGATAGTTGCCCATAATGCAATTCTTAGATGCTTGATACTGAAATTAATTAATGAGCCATCAAAAGGGTTTAGAAGATTGAAGTTAGATAACACCTCAATCTCAATTTGTAATATTAATTTTAATGATTGGAAAGATAGACAAGTTCAAATCCAATGTCTCAATAATATCGCTCATTTACATCCTACAATTCCAAAAAAAAGGAGTAAAAAAAGAATTATTTTAGTTAGGCATGGTGAAACAGACTGGAATAAACAAGGAAGGTTCCAAGGACAAATTGATATTCCCTTAAATAAAAATGGTAAATCCCAAGCAAAGGCCGCAAGTGAATTTTTAAAAACTAATATCATAAAAAAAGCTTTCAGTAGCTCTCTATCAAGGCCAAAAGAAACAGCTCAAATAATTCTAAAAGAACATCCAGGGATCAAAATTTCTCTCAAAGATAACCTAATAGAGATTGGTCACGGAAAATGGGAAGGGAAGTTGGAGTCTGAGATAAAGACCGACTGGCCAGATCTTCTGCAAAAATGGAAGATTTCACCTGAAAAAGTTCAAATGCCAGAAGGAGAAAATATAAATGAAGTCTCCAAGAGATCTATTACTGGTTGGAATGAAATTTGCCAAGGTCTTAATAACGATGAAACCGCATTGGTTGTCGCTCATGATGCAGTTAACAAAACCATTCTTTGCCATCTATTAGGGTTAATGCCATCAAACATTTGGATGATAAAACAAGGTAATGGAGGCGTAACAGTCATTGATCTCTCAGACAAAGAAGGTCAACCAGATCAAATCACATGTCTAAATATCACTTCACATTTGGGAGGAATTATCGACTCAACAGCTGCTGGAGCTCTTTGA